In one window of Pseudomonas putida DNA:
- a CDS encoding sugar diacid recognition domain-containing protein, with amino-acid sequence MFELDHDLAQDIVDRAMAILPCNVNVMDSQGLILGSGEPERINTRHEGAQLVLANGRIVELDSEAAKCLKGVQPGVNLPLMLDDRLIGVLGLTGDPQQLRTYAELVRMTAEMLLAQRHLQIEQQWRRQRCDDLLALLLGGSGESPRLVDEARQLGLKPQLPRVPCLFELEAGPPGEALSAWLTSRYPDSWCVSPARQSLLWCRPASVALDEVRLIERLQRHGWQVQRLALGSVAQSLEQLRRGYRRVRDLLAYGREVVPGERVLSLSRYRLPALLWRHRNDDALDELLEPLQRIRAKDASGQLLATLRAWCAHDGQSQACADALGIHRNSLRYRLERIAELGEVDPLRLEGMLSLYLGLQLLPAE; translated from the coding sequence ATGTTCGAGCTTGACCACGACCTGGCCCAGGATATCGTCGACCGGGCGATGGCGATCCTGCCGTGCAACGTCAACGTCATGGACAGCCAGGGCCTGATCCTGGGCAGCGGCGAGCCAGAGCGCATCAATACCCGCCATGAGGGGGCGCAACTGGTCCTGGCCAATGGGCGCATCGTCGAACTCGACAGCGAGGCGGCCAAATGTCTCAAGGGCGTGCAGCCAGGGGTGAACCTGCCGTTGATGCTCGACGACCGATTGATCGGCGTGCTCGGCCTGACCGGCGATCCGCAGCAACTGCGCACCTACGCCGAGCTGGTGCGCATGACCGCCGAGATGCTCCTGGCCCAGCGTCACCTGCAGATCGAGCAACAGTGGCGCCGGCAGCGCTGCGACGATCTGCTGGCGCTGCTGCTCGGTGGCAGTGGCGAGTCCCCCCGGCTGGTGGACGAAGCCCGGCAACTGGGGCTCAAGCCGCAACTGCCTAGGGTGCCTTGCCTGTTCGAACTGGAGGCTGGGCCACCGGGCGAAGCGCTGTCGGCCTGGCTGACCAGCCGCTACCCCGACAGCTGGTGCGTAAGCCCGGCGCGTCAATCGTTGCTCTGGTGCCGTCCGGCAAGCGTGGCACTGGATGAGGTGCGTCTGATCGAACGCTTGCAGCGCCATGGCTGGCAGGTCCAGCGCCTGGCCCTGGGCAGTGTGGCGCAGAGCCTGGAACAACTGCGACGAGGTTACCGTCGGGTCCGCGACCTGTTGGCGTATGGCCGCGAGGTAGTGCCCGGCGAGCGCGTGTTGAGTTTGTCGCGCTATCGCTTGCCGGCGTTGCTCTGGCGCCACCGCAACGATGATGCCCTGGACGAGTTGCTCGAACCGCTGCAACGCATCCGCGCCAAGGATGCCAGCGGCCAATTGCTCGCCACCTTGCGTGCCTGGTGCGCCCATGACGGACAGAGCCAGGCATGCGCCGATGCCTTGGGGATCCATCGCAACAGCCTGCGTTATCGACTGGAGCGAATCGCTGAACTGGGCGAGGTGGATCCGCTGCGTCTGGAAGGGATGCTGAGCCTGTACCTGGGCTTGCAACTGCTACCCGCCGAGTGA
- a CDS encoding glycerate kinase codes for MKVVIAPDSFKDSLDAAGVARAISAGLAKVWPEAERIECPMADGGEGTMEAIVAATEGEQRRQVVRGPLGAPVEASWGWLAQSRTAVIEMAQASGIQLLPSAQRDACRSSTWGTGELIAAALAAGAQRIVLAIGGSATNDAGSGMLRALGLRLLDREGQALAEGGLALAQLARIDASDLDPRLAEVQFEVAADVDNPLCGVNGASAIFGPQKGATPEQVLQLDQALGHFADHCAQLLGEDLRESPGCGAAGGMGFAAKAFMGACFRPGVEVVAELAGLDGLVQGADLVITGEGRFDAQTLRGKTPMGVARVAKRHGVPVVVIAGTLGEGYEALYAHGIDAAFAVTSGPMTLERACAEAGALLEGRAGDIARLWRLARGV; via the coding sequence ATGAAAGTCGTCATCGCCCCCGATTCGTTCAAGGACAGCCTCGATGCCGCCGGTGTCGCCCGGGCGATCAGTGCCGGGCTGGCCAAGGTCTGGCCCGAGGCGGAGCGAATCGAGTGCCCGATGGCCGATGGCGGTGAGGGCACCATGGAGGCGATCGTCGCGGCCACCGAGGGCGAGCAGCGCCGCCAGGTGGTGCGCGGGCCGCTGGGGGCGCCAGTGGAGGCTAGCTGGGGCTGGTTGGCGCAGAGCCGCACCGCGGTGATAGAGATGGCCCAGGCCAGTGGCATCCAGTTGCTGCCCAGCGCACAGCGCGATGCCTGTCGCAGCAGTACCTGGGGCACCGGCGAGCTGATTGCCGCAGCCCTGGCGGCAGGTGCGCAGCGCATCGTGCTCGCCATCGGCGGCAGCGCCACCAACGACGCTGGCAGCGGCATGCTGCGGGCCTTGGGTCTGCGCTTGCTGGACCGCGAAGGCCAGGCACTGGCCGAGGGCGGCCTGGCCCTGGCGCAACTGGCACGCATCGACGCCAGCGACCTCGATCCGCGCCTGGCCGAGGTGCAGTTCGAGGTGGCGGCGGATGTCGACAACCCCTTGTGTGGGGTCAATGGTGCCTCGGCGATCTTCGGTCCGCAGAAGGGCGCAACGCCCGAGCAGGTATTGCAGCTGGACCAGGCACTGGGGCATTTCGCTGATCATTGCGCGCAGTTGCTGGGTGAAGACCTGCGTGAATCGCCCGGTTGCGGTGCGGCGGGCGGCATGGGCTTTGCGGCCAAGGCCTTCATGGGCGCGTGTTTTCGTCCTGGGGTTGAAGTGGTGGCGGAGCTCGCCGGGTTGGACGGGCTGGTGCAGGGCGCGGACCTGGTGATCACCGGCGAAGGCCGTTTCGATGCCCAGACCCTGCGCGGCAAGACCCCGATGGGCGTGGCCCGCGTGGCCAAGCGTCACGGTGTGCCGGTGGTGGTGATTGCCGGGACCTTGGGGGAGGGCTACGAGGCGTTGTATGCCCATGGCATCGATGCTGCGTTCGCCGTGACCAGCGGGCCGATGACACTTGAGCGCGCTTGTGCCGAGGCCGGGGCGCTGCTCGAGGGGCGGGCGGGGGATATCGCACGGTTGTGGCGGTTGGCGCGCGGGGTGTAG
- a CDS encoding lipocalin family protein: MAIRATLLVSCLALALGGCVGSSADKPPPKTMPVNLEQYQGKWYELARLPMFFQRDCVQSEANYQLREDGQVDVTNRCRDEDGEWQEATGIAQLQQPGQTDKLWVRFDNWFSKLAPDTAKGEYWVLYHDPDYRVAVVGHPNREYLWLLSRTPTVSERTRNQLLEVARQRGYDTRELIWRQPD; this comes from the coding sequence ATGGCGATTCGCGCCACCTTGCTGGTTTCCTGCCTGGCCCTGGCGCTGGGCGGTTGCGTCGGCTCCTCGGCGGACAAGCCGCCACCCAAGACCATGCCGGTCAATCTCGAGCAGTACCAGGGCAAATGGTACGAACTGGCACGCCTGCCGATGTTCTTCCAACGTGACTGCGTGCAGTCCGAGGCCAATTACCAGCTGCGCGAAGATGGCCAGGTCGATGTCACCAACCGCTGCCGAGACGAAGACGGCGAGTGGCAGGAGGCGACCGGTATCGCTCAACTGCAGCAACCCGGCCAGACCGACAAGCTGTGGGTGAGGTTCGACAACTGGTTCAGCAAACTGGCGCCGGACACCGCCAAGGGCGAATACTGGGTGCTGTACCACGATCCGGACTACCGCGTGGCCGTGGTCGGCCATCCGAACCGCGAGTACCTGTGGCTGCTGTCGCGCACGCCTACGGTGAGCGAACGCACGCGCAACCAGCTGCTCGAAGTGGCCCGCCAGCGCGGCTACGATACTCGCGAGCTGATCTGGCGCCAGCCCGACTGA